The nucleotide sequence CAGCACGGCGTTTTCGAGCAGTTCCCAACGAACCTTGGTGTAGCTGCCCACCACGGGAAGCTGGCGGGCGGCGTCGGGTCGATAGCAGAAGCTGCGGTGCCCGCGAGCGGATTGCCCCCCGCGTGGCGTCCTACCGGCCTCTTGGCGTGCTCTCATGAGGGTCGGGGAAGGAAGATGCCGTGGGGCGGCGCTTCAAGGTCGTCTTAGAGTGGGACGAGGATGGGCCCGGCTACGTGGTCCGTGTACCAGCCTTGCCCGGTTGCTTCACCCAGGGCAGCACCCGCCAGCAGGCGCTGGAAAGGGTCCGGGAGGCCATCGAGGGGCATCTGCAGGCCCTCGCAGCGAGTGGTGAACCGATCCCCGAGGGCGATGTGGACGTATCCATCGAGGAAGTCGAGGTGCCTGTGTGAGCCCTCGGGCACCCCGGGTGACGGGGGCGAATCTCGTACGCGCATCGGGTTTTGGGATCGTCCGGATCAAGGGCAGTCATCATCACCTGAGGCGAGAAGGGGGCTCGTTG is from Bacillota bacterium and encodes:
- a CDS encoding type II toxin-antitoxin system HicB family antitoxin is translated as MGRRFKVVLEWDEDGPGYVVRVPALPGCFTQGSTRQQALERVREAIEGHLQALAASGEPIPEGDVDVSIEEVEVPV